A section of the Coregonus clupeaformis isolate EN_2021a unplaced genomic scaffold, ASM2061545v1 scaf0499, whole genome shotgun sequence genome encodes:
- the LOC123484934 gene encoding delta-actitoxin-Amc1a-like has protein sequence MSTFWKPRGQSCYRTPRMSTFWKPRGQSCYRTPRMSTFWNPRGQSCYRTPRMSTFWKPRGQSCYRTPRMSTFWKPRGQSCYRTPRMSTFWKPRGQSCYRTPRMSTFWKPRGQSCYRTPRMSTFWKPRGQSCYRTPRMSTFWKPRGQSCYRTPRMSTFWKPRGQSCYRTPRMSTFWKPRGQSCYRTPPYVHLLESQGTVLL, from the coding sequence ATGTCCACCTTCTGGAAGCCCAGGGGACAGTCCTGCTATAGAACACCCCGTATGTCCACCTTCTGGAAGCCCAGGGGACAGTCCTGCTATAGAACACCCCGTATGTCCACCTTCTGGAATCCCAGGGGACAGTCCTGCTATAGAACACCCCGTATGTCCACCTTCTGGAAGCCCAGGGGACAGTCCTGCTATAGAACACCCCGTATGTCCACCTTCTGGAAGCCCAGGGGACAGTCCTGCTATAGAACACCCCGTATGTCCACCTTCTGGAAGCCCAGGGGACAGTCCTGCTATAGAACACCCCGTATGTCCACCTTCTGGAAGCCCAGGGGACAGTCCTGCTATAGAACACCCCGTATGTCCACCTTCTGGAAGCCCAGGGGACAGTCCTGCTATAGAACACCCCGTATGTCCACCTTCTGGAAGCCCAGGGGACAGTCCTGCTATAGAACACCCCGTATGTCCACCTTCTGGAAGCCCAGGGGACAGTCCTGCTATAGAACACCCCGTATGTCCACCTTCTGGAAGCCCAGGGGACAGTCCTGCTATAGAACACCCCCGTATGTCCACCTTCTGGAATCCCAGGGGACAGTCCTGCTATAG